In Acholeplasma equirhinis, the following proteins share a genomic window:
- a CDS encoding 23S rRNA (pseudouridine(1915)-N(3))-methyltransferase RlmH, whose amino-acid sequence MKVKIIAVGKIKQPEIITLIGKYTKQMKSISIVEIPDEKDETGMEKEGQQILSKIDKDAFVIALAIEGKQFDSKAFAELLNNTVSHQTSTINFIIGGSWGLSNEVKQKSDLLLSFSKMTFPHQLMRLVLVEQIYRAEAILKNHPYHK is encoded by the coding sequence ATGAAAGTAAAAATCATTGCAGTTGGTAAAATTAAACAACCTGAAATTATAACTTTAATCGGAAAGTATACAAAACAAATGAAGTCAATCTCAATTGTTGAAATTCCAGATGAAAAAGATGAAACAGGTATGGAAAAAGAAGGACAACAAATCCTATCTAAAATTGATAAAGATGCCTTTGTTATAGCTTTAGCTATAGAGGGCAAGCAATTCGATTCCAAAGCGTTTGCTGAACTTTTAAATAACACTGTTAGTCATCAAACATCTACAATCAACTTTATTATTGGTGGTTCTTGGGGATTATCCAATGAAGTTAAACAAAAATCAGATCTTCTACTCTCATTTTCTAAAATGACATTTCCGCATCAATTGATGCGTTTAGTTTTAGTTGAGCAAATTTATAGAGCAGAAGCAATCCTTAAGAATCATCCATACCACAAGTGA
- a CDS encoding MBL fold metallo-hydrolase, translating into MDIFVLASGSKGNMTLVKNENTSFFIDAGISYQKIESKMKAYGEDIDSIDTLFLTHEHADHILGLKSLLKSGSIKRVYLTQGTLDALNGEIKPFLPEYTIIRADEKFYHFDFEITPILLSHDAKEPVGFIFDDKNKKFVLLTDTGYVDQSYVDILKNADCYLLESNHDPVKLLNSKRPFYLKQRILGITGHLSNEDAARLMNQLIEKEAIWIVAHISEDCNDIFDIEKAVVDQFEDPSKVTIYYASQTSLPRIKL; encoded by the coding sequence ATGGATATCTTTGTTTTAGCATCAGGATCAAAAGGAAATATGACGCTCGTAAAAAATGAGAATACTTCATTTTTTATTGACGCGGGCATATCATATCAAAAAATTGAATCAAAAATGAAAGCATATGGTGAGGATATTGATTCTATCGATACACTATTTCTCACGCACGAGCACGCTGACCATATCTTAGGACTTAAAAGTTTACTAAAATCAGGGTCAATAAAAAGAGTTTATTTAACCCAAGGTACATTAGATGCATTGAATGGTGAAATTAAACCATTTTTACCCGAATATACAATCATTAGAGCAGATGAAAAATTCTATCATTTTGACTTTGAGATTACCCCAATACTGCTTTCTCATGATGCGAAAGAACCAGTAGGATTTATTTTTGATGATAAAAATAAAAAATTTGTACTTTTAACAGATACAGGTTATGTTGATCAAAGTTATGTTGACATCTTGAAAAATGCAGACTGCTATCTTTTAGAGTCAAATCATGACCCGGTAAAACTATTAAATTCAAAACGACCATTTTATTTAAAACAAAGAATTTTAGGTATTACCGGTCATTTATCAAATGAAGATGCGGCAAGACTTATGAATCAGTTGATAGAAAAAGAAGCTATCTGGATTGTTGCACACATCAGTGAGGATTGTAATGACATTTTTGATATTGAAAAAGCAGTTGTTGATCAATTTGAAGATCCTTCAAAAGTAACAATTTATTATGCTTCTCAAACTTCATTACCAAGGATTAAATTATGA
- a CDS encoding HD domain-containing protein — MEKIIGKIESINKGPNYCNTTILLEDKKHLNIKLELGQDVLIQMGKIFQFEIESFLREEVTQYKAISIKPIDEVGIDSDRMAELVQAFYEHAPLKISEIKKGIESFLKKISNPVLKAVTEEVYKKYINQFYLHPAATKFHHAYFGGLSYHTYSMLKMIDPMVDIYPFLNRDLLYAATILHDVSKVDEMTGVDGEYTKEGQLLGHIVMGALEIDKAAVKLGLAESEEVMLLKHLMISHHGMLNFGSPKKPQTGEALLLWYIDSIDSKFTELGVALNSIEPGEFTQSINVLDKMRFYKPNLKNDKE; from the coding sequence ATGGAAAAAATTATTGGTAAAATTGAGTCCATTAATAAAGGACCTAACTACTGCAATACAACGATTTTATTAGAAGATAAAAAACATTTAAATATTAAACTTGAATTAGGTCAAGATGTCTTAATTCAAATGGGAAAAATATTCCAATTTGAAATTGAATCTTTCTTAAGAGAAGAAGTTACACAATATAAAGCTATTTCAATTAAACCCATTGATGAGGTTGGTATTGATAGTGACCGTATGGCTGAACTTGTTCAAGCATTTTATGAACATGCACCACTTAAGATTTCAGAAATCAAAAAAGGAATTGAATCCTTTTTAAAGAAGATTTCAAACCCTGTATTAAAAGCAGTTACTGAAGAAGTATATAAAAAGTATATTAATCAATTTTATTTACATCCAGCAGCAACCAAATTCCATCATGCATATTTCGGTGGATTATCATATCATACATATTCAATGTTAAAGATGATTGATCCAATGGTTGATATCTACCCATTCTTAAACCGTGATTTATTATATGCAGCAACAATCCTACATGATGTATCAAAAGTTGATGAAATGACAGGTGTTGATGGAGAATATACTAAAGAAGGACAACTTTTAGGTCATATTGTCATGGGTGCTTTAGAAATTGACAAGGCAGCAGTTAAATTAGGACTTGCTGAATCTGAAGAAGTGATGTTATTAAAGCACTTAATGATTTCACATCATGGTATGTTAAACTTTGGATCACCTAAGAAACCTCAAACAGGTGAAGCATTACTATTATGGTATATTGATTCGATTGACTCTAAGTTTACAGAACTTGGTGTTGCATTAAATTCAATTGAACCAGGTGAATTTACACAATCAATTAACGTACTAGATAAGATGAGATTCTATAAACCAAATCTTAAAAATGATAAAGAATAA
- a CDS encoding CCA tRNA nucleotidyltransferase, with protein sequence MSLNAAKKLIKDLKRKGHQAYMVGGVVRDFLMKSKFSDIDITTSAKPYEVMKLFKTVPTGLKYGTVTVLYDNAQFEVTTFRQDGPTSDFRHPDSVIYSDNVNDDVQRRDFTINGILMDDYQNIYDYVGGQQDIINKIIRTIGDPDQRFNEDALRMLRAIYFQSKLGFIIEEETKRSIRRNRHLIQELPMERVHTEMIKILKGEHLKTALESMIETGLDEVLPGLEKGIKYAATLDLMPYVDPFFALAFTLNNGIVPAEWPFSNIHRNKYQKAAELALKTKEFIDDVNLYHYGLEISILANKVNAFRGIAKHAEKKIIAAYEALPVKSELDLALTSQEILDFKNKKPGAWLGILKKQMIEDILLKKVSNDKNSLYKYLESKA encoded by the coding sequence ATGAGTCTAAACGCAGCTAAAAAGTTAATAAAAGATCTTAAGAGAAAAGGTCATCAAGCCTATATGGTGGGTGGCGTTGTGAGAGACTTCTTGATGAAATCTAAATTTTCAGATATTGATATTACAACATCTGCTAAACCATATGAAGTAATGAAGTTATTCAAAACTGTTCCAACTGGATTAAAATACGGTACAGTTACTGTGTTATATGACAATGCACAATTTGAAGTAACAACATTTAGACAGGATGGACCAACATCTGACTTCCGTCATCCGGATTCAGTTATTTATTCTGATAATGTGAATGATGATGTACAAAGACGAGACTTTACAATAAATGGTATCTTAATGGATGATTACCAAAACATTTATGATTATGTTGGTGGTCAACAAGATATTATCAACAAGATCATTCGTACAATTGGAGATCCTGATCAAAGATTTAATGAAGATGCGTTAAGAATGCTTCGTGCAATCTATTTCCAATCAAAATTAGGCTTCATAATTGAAGAAGAAACTAAACGATCAATTCGCCGAAATAGACATTTAATTCAAGAATTACCAATGGAACGTGTACACACTGAAATGATTAAAATTCTTAAAGGTGAACACTTAAAAACAGCGTTAGAATCAATGATTGAAACGGGTCTAGATGAAGTTCTACCTGGACTAGAAAAAGGTATAAAATACGCTGCTACACTCGATTTAATGCCTTATGTGGATCCTTTCTTCGCTCTCGCATTTACATTAAACAACGGTATTGTTCCAGCAGAATGGCCATTTAGTAATATACATCGAAATAAATATCAAAAAGCAGCAGAACTTGCACTTAAGACGAAAGAGTTTATTGATGATGTGAATCTTTATCATTATGGTCTTGAAATTTCAATTCTAGCAAATAAAGTAAATGCATTCCGTGGTATTGCTAAACACGCTGAGAAAAAAATTATTGCAGCATATGAAGCATTACCTGTTAAATCAGAACTTGATTTAGCATTAACAAGCCAAGAAATATTAGATTTCAAAAATAAAAAACCAGGTGCTTGGTTGGGTATTTTAAAGAAACAAATGATTGAAGACATCTTACTTAAAAAAGTTTCAAATGATAAAAACTCACTCTACAAGTATTTAGAAAGTAAGGCATAA
- a CDS encoding IMPACT family protein, translated as MFYLKETITNTIIIEKSEFIGIITPVQSTDEFPDILKDIKKKYPKATHYCTAYVIENTQGSNDDGEPSGTAGIPILEILNHYGLKNVYAVVVRYFGGIKLGAGGLIRAYAKATKEALNLATIEKKETTLNYEVSFSYDKIHTIDSIFQDHIIDKTFLTDVTYMLSFIGDTSLLDKNSYLFSKIKNHGPREILVPWHKINEID; from the coding sequence ATGTTTTATTTAAAAGAAACGATTACAAATACAATCATAATTGAAAAATCAGAATTTATTGGAATCATCACACCTGTTCAATCAACAGATGAGTTTCCTGATATTTTAAAAGATATTAAGAAAAAATATCCAAAAGCAACCCACTATTGTACTGCTTATGTCATTGAAAATACACAAGGTTCAAATGACGATGGTGAACCTTCAGGTACAGCTGGTATTCCAATTCTAGAAATATTAAACCACTATGGCTTAAAGAATGTCTATGCGGTTGTTGTTAGATACTTTGGTGGTATTAAACTTGGTGCAGGTGGCCTCATCCGTGCATATGCTAAGGCTACTAAAGAAGCTTTAAATCTTGCAACAATTGAAAAGAAAGAAACAACTTTAAACTATGAGGTTTCATTTTCATACGATAAAATTCATACCATTGATTCTATTTTCCAAGATCATATTATCGATAAAACATTCTTAACAGATGTCACATACATGTTAAGTTTTATAGGTGATACATCACTACTTGATAAAAACAGTTACTTATTTTCTAAAATAAAAAACCATGGTCCTAGAGAAATTCTAGTTCCATGGCATAAGATCAATGAAATCGATTAA
- a CDS encoding DUF1146 family protein, which produces MNEFVRYIVFWTGFIATFFVVFKILQAIQIERIFKKYRLFEIQAAYIIITILCSYLMGRFLIDFIDLMPWN; this is translated from the coding sequence ATGAATGAGTTTGTTAGATATATTGTTTTCTGGACAGGTTTTATCGCAACTTTCTTCGTGGTCTTTAAAATCCTTCAAGCAATTCAAATTGAACGCATATTTAAAAAATACCGCTTGTTTGAAATTCAAGCAGCATACATTATTATTACAATTTTATGTAGTTATTTAATGGGTAGATTTTTAATCGATTTCATTGATCTTATGCCATGGAACTAG
- the upp gene encoding uracil phosphoribosyltransferase, producing MSKVVVYKHPLIEHKMSIIRDKNTSTKNFRENVSEVSALLVYELTKDLETVEKVIETPLTKMVARELKNPVVLVPILRAGLGMVEGIQNLIPSAKVGHIGLYRDEETLKPVTYYAKFPNDILTGCVIVLDPMLATGGSASYAIQTLKDKGAKDIRYVGLVGCPEGVARLQKDHPDVPIYLAALDEGLNEKSYIVPGLGDCGDRLFGTK from the coding sequence ATGAGTAAAGTAGTCGTTTACAAACACCCATTAATTGAACATAAGATGTCAATTATTCGTGATAAAAATACATCAACAAAAAACTTTAGAGAAAATGTCTCTGAAGTATCAGCGTTACTTGTTTATGAACTTACAAAAGATTTAGAAACAGTCGAAAAAGTAATTGAGACTCCACTCACTAAAATGGTTGCTAGAGAACTTAAAAATCCAGTTGTCTTAGTACCAATTCTTAGAGCTGGTCTTGGTATGGTTGAAGGTATTCAAAACCTTATACCATCAGCAAAAGTAGGACATATCGGTTTATATCGTGATGAAGAAACATTAAAACCTGTGACTTATTACGCTAAATTTCCAAATGATATTTTAACAGGGTGTGTCATTGTCTTAGACCCAATGCTTGCAACGGGTGGTTCTGCAAGTTATGCGATTCAAACACTCAAAGACAAAGGTGCTAAAGACATTCGATATGTCGGTTTAGTGGGATGTCCAGAAGGTGTAGCACGACTTCAAAAAGATCATCCAGATGTCCCTATTTATTTAGCTGCACTTGATGAAGGATTGAATGAAAAGAGTTATATCGTCCCAGGTCTTGGTGACTGCGGAGATCGTTTATTTGGAACCAAATAA
- the rpiB gene encoding ribose 5-phosphate isomerase B, translated as MKIGIASDHAGFDMKQQLVTHLVEKGYEVEDFGTHTIDRVDYPDYAKLVANDVVNGHIACGILVCGTGIGMSIAANKVKGIRAALVYNELTARLAKEHNHANIIAIGGRTQTVSEAKLIVDTYLNAHKESRHEGRIEKIAKIEEENL; from the coding sequence ATGAAAATTGGCATTGCATCTGATCATGCTGGATTCGATATGAAACAACAACTCGTTACACATTTAGTTGAAAAAGGATATGAAGTTGAAGACTTCGGCACACACACTATTGATCGTGTGGACTACCCTGATTATGCTAAACTTGTAGCAAATGATGTTGTAAATGGTCATATCGCATGTGGTATTTTAGTTTGTGGTACAGGTATTGGAATGAGTATTGCAGCGAATAAAGTTAAAGGTATTCGTGCAGCACTTGTTTATAATGAACTAACTGCAAGACTTGCAAAAGAACATAACCACGCAAATATTATTGCAATCGGTGGTAGAACTCAAACAGTGAGTGAGGCTAAACTGATTGTAGATACATATTTAAATGCGCATAAAGAATCACGTCACGAAGGTCGAATTGAAAAGATTGCTAAGATTGAAGAGGAAAACCTCTAA
- the typA gene encoding translational GTPase TypA: MEIRNVAIIAHVDHGKTTLVDKLLQQTLILNDFQKMSSSMDSNDIERERGITILAKATSLTYDNYRINIMDTPGHADFGGEVERIMSLVDGVMLLVDAKDGVMPQTKFVLRKALEAKLKPIVVLNKLDRQFADPARVLNQVYDLFIDLGADEEQLEFPVLYASGLMGLASYDDKIKEAKDMKPILDTIIKHVPSPRVSEGTLQFQPALIDYNEYVGRMGIGKVFRGTLSVNQMVSCIREDGRIESFRVQKLFRYVGLNKIEVDKAEKGDIVAIAGLADIHVGDTICEVGDTVALPRLHIDEPTVQMTFLTNNSPFAGKEGKFVTASKISDRLYKEVQKDVSLKVQDSAGSESWMVSGRGELHLGILIESMRREGYEFQVSRPKVILKEIDGQLYEPYEEVQVDAPNDYVGSVMELIGSRFGNIIKMEQGMNESRLIYHMPSRGIIGLMTQFLTVTKGYGVLSHVFLEFRPYIKESVGNRQNGALISMKEGMTTAYAIGKLEDRGVFFVEPRVQVYEGMIVGMNNKDNDLVVNVVEEKKLTNMRSATKDATTVLKRPVEMGLEACMDFINDDEYIEITPKSIRIRKKYLTLIERKRANKFEGE; encoded by the coding sequence ATGGAAATTAGAAACGTCGCCATCATCGCACACGTCGATCATGGTAAAACTACATTAGTTGATAAGTTACTCCAACAAACTTTGATTTTGAATGATTTTCAAAAAATGTCAAGTTCAATGGACAGTAATGATATTGAAAGAGAACGTGGTATTACAATCTTAGCAAAAGCAACTTCATTAACATACGATAACTATCGTATTAATATTATGGACACTCCAGGTCATGCTGACTTTGGTGGTGAAGTTGAACGTATCATGTCACTTGTTGATGGTGTTATGTTACTTGTTGATGCTAAAGATGGTGTTATGCCACAAACAAAGTTTGTTTTAAGAAAAGCCTTAGAAGCGAAATTAAAACCAATTGTTGTATTAAACAAATTAGACAGACAATTTGCAGACCCTGCAAGAGTCTTAAACCAAGTTTATGATTTATTTATCGACTTAGGTGCAGATGAAGAACAATTAGAATTCCCTGTTTTATATGCATCTGGTTTAATGGGTTTAGCATCATATGATGATAAAATCAAGGAAGCTAAAGATATGAAACCAATCTTAGATACAATCATTAAACATGTACCAAGCCCAAGAGTATCAGAAGGTACTCTACAATTCCAACCAGCTTTAATTGATTATAATGAATACGTTGGTAGAATGGGTATTGGTAAAGTCTTCCGTGGTACATTATCAGTAAACCAAATGGTTTCATGTATCAGAGAAGATGGTAGAATTGAAAGTTTTAGAGTTCAAAAATTATTCCGTTATGTTGGATTAAATAAGATTGAAGTTGATAAAGCTGAAAAAGGTGACATCGTTGCAATCGCAGGTTTAGCTGACATTCATGTTGGTGACACAATTTGTGAAGTTGGTGATACTGTTGCCCTACCTCGTTTACATATTGATGAACCAACAGTTCAAATGACATTCTTAACAAACAACTCACCATTTGCTGGTAAAGAAGGTAAATTTGTTACAGCATCTAAAATCTCAGATAGACTTTATAAAGAAGTTCAAAAAGATGTCTCACTTAAAGTACAAGATTCAGCAGGTTCAGAGTCTTGGATGGTATCTGGTCGCGGTGAATTACACTTAGGGATCTTAATTGAATCTATGCGTAGAGAAGGTTATGAATTCCAAGTATCTCGTCCAAAAGTTATCTTAAAGGAAATTGATGGACAATTATATGAACCATATGAAGAAGTTCAAGTCGATGCACCAAATGATTATGTTGGTTCAGTGATGGAATTAATTGGTTCACGCTTTGGCAACATCATTAAAATGGAACAAGGCATGAATGAATCAAGATTAATTTATCATATGCCATCACGTGGTATTATCGGTTTAATGACTCAATTCTTAACAGTCACTAAAGGATATGGTGTGTTATCACACGTCTTCCTAGAATTTAGACCATACATCAAAGAATCTGTTGGTAACAGACAAAATGGTGCCCTAATTTCTATGAAAGAAGGTATGACAACTGCTTATGCGATTGGTAAACTTGAAGATCGCGGTGTGTTTTTCGTAGAACCACGTGTTCAAGTTTATGAAGGTATGATTGTTGGTATGAACAATAAAGATAACGATTTAGTCGTTAACGTTGTTGAAGAAAAGAAATTAACGAATATGCGTTCAGCAACTAAAGATGCAACAACCGTACTTAAACGTCCAGTTGAAATGGGACTTGAAGCATGTATGGACTTTATTAATGATGATGAATATATTGAAATCACACCAAAGTCTATCAGAATTCGTAAAAAGTACTTAACTTTAATTGAAAGAAAACGTGCAAACAAATTTGAGGGAGAATAA
- a CDS encoding L-threonylcarbamoyladenylate synthase, whose amino-acid sequence MNKVIIFPTDTVYGIGTPILDKEGIRKIYEIKGRDFNKPLAVLCSNLDQMTEFGYVTDDAVKLAKAFWPGALTLILKSKPDYAKESGEVTIGVRMPNHPLALKIIAMHGPMKTTSVNNSGEAPLNDYAIIKERYADKVDYIYPNDQKLSEVSSTVVDLTQDEPKILRLGDITLEDIKKVLQK is encoded by the coding sequence ATGAATAAAGTCATTATTTTCCCAACAGATACTGTATACGGTATTGGGACCCCAATTTTAGATAAAGAAGGTATCAGAAAGATTTATGAAATCAAAGGTCGTGATTTCAATAAACCTTTAGCAGTCTTATGCAGTAACTTAGATCAAATGACTGAATTTGGTTATGTTACAGATGATGCAGTTAAACTTGCTAAAGCATTTTGGCCAGGTGCACTCACATTAATTTTAAAATCTAAACCAGATTATGCAAAAGAATCTGGTGAAGTTACAATTGGTGTTAGAATGCCTAATCATCCACTTGCATTAAAAATTATTGCAATGCATGGTCCAATGAAGACAACCTCAGTCAATAATTCAGGTGAAGCACCACTGAATGATTACGCAATCATCAAGGAAAGATATGCAGATAAAGTAGATTATATCTATCCAAATGATCAAAAGTTAAGTGAAGTTTCTTCAACTGTGGTTGATTTAACACAAGATGAACCTAAAATCCTAAGATTAGGTGATATAACATTAGAAGATATTAAAAAAGTGCTACAAAAGTAG
- the prmC gene encoding peptide chain release factor N(5)-glutamine methyltransferase — protein sequence MTLRETLKTYEKLAIDNNKEGEAVKLLIMELSLLTPTQFYLNQNEQVSEPVLKLIDQAVKKYVFEDVPIQHILGFSYFYGYRFKVNEDVLIPRRETEELVEEVLMIYDEYFNGNEVEVIDLGTGSGCISVTLSVEEDKMKIDAVDLSEAALKVAKENNQTLGGTVNFFQSDWFKNVKKTYDIIVANPPYIPNGEAVEAIVKKEPSLALYGGIDGLEPYEIILRNAKNHLKKKALIAFEHGYQHKDAIRAIALNYFPDAVIYQKKDLQGKDRMTFVGIGGVLKNE from the coding sequence TTGACCTTAAGAGAAACTTTAAAAACATATGAAAAATTAGCAATTGATAACAATAAAGAAGGTGAAGCAGTTAAACTGCTCATTATGGAGTTATCTCTTTTAACACCTACTCAATTTTATTTAAATCAAAATGAGCAAGTTTCAGAACCGGTTTTAAAACTAATTGATCAAGCAGTTAAAAAATATGTTTTTGAAGATGTTCCTATTCAACATATTCTTGGTTTCTCATACTTCTATGGATACAGGTTCAAAGTAAATGAAGATGTGTTAATTCCACGTCGTGAAACGGAAGAACTTGTTGAAGAAGTTTTAATGATTTATGATGAATATTTTAATGGCAATGAGGTAGAAGTTATTGATCTTGGAACAGGTTCTGGTTGTATATCTGTAACCTTATCTGTTGAAGAAGACAAGATGAAAATCGATGCAGTTGATTTATCAGAAGCGGCTCTAAAGGTTGCTAAAGAAAATAATCAAACACTTGGTGGAACAGTTAACTTTTTCCAATCTGACTGGTTTAAAAACGTTAAGAAAACATATGATATTATTGTTGCAAATCCACCATATATTCCAAATGGTGAGGCTGTTGAAGCAATTGTTAAGAAAGAACCAAGTTTAGCACTTTATGGTGGTATTGATGGTTTAGAACCTTATGAAATCATCTTAAGAAATGCTAAAAATCATTTAAAGAAAAAAGCGTTGATTGCCTTTGAACATGGCTATCAACATAAAGATGCTATCAGAGCAATTGCATTAAACTATTTCCCTGATGCAGTGATTTACCAAAAGAAAGATTTACAAGGCAAAGATCGCATGACCTTTGTAGGTATAGGCGGTGTATTAAAAAATGAATAA
- the prfA gene encoding peptide chain release factor 1, whose product MFDRLKLIKETYMKIQERLESGITDVKEITKLMKESRSLEETVETYDIYLKAEAELKDLDELFEIEEDPTMLEVAKEEYKALQAKIETLEEKLKILLLPKDPNDDKNVIMEIKGAAGGDEGNIFAGDLFRMYSKYAEAMGWKISLINVSHGAMGGFTSIEFMVSGDRVYSFLKYESGVHRVQRVPETETQGRIHTSTAVVLALPEQDEIEYDVKWEDIRFDTFQSSGAGGQSVNTTYSAVRLTHIPTGVVVQSQEERSQHENKDRAYKLLVSRIYDQLMQEQMEKEGSNRKALAGRGDRSEKIRTYNYPQNRVTDHRIGLTLNRLDVIMEGRIDLIIEPLINEYQKKALEGDKN is encoded by the coding sequence ATGTTTGATCGTTTAAAATTAATTAAAGAAACTTATATGAAAATTCAAGAGCGTCTTGAGTCTGGAATCACAGATGTCAAGGAAATAACTAAACTCATGAAAGAATCAAGAAGCTTAGAAGAAACTGTTGAGACATATGACATTTACTTAAAAGCTGAAGCTGAATTAAAGGATCTCGATGAATTATTTGAAATCGAAGAAGATCCTACAATGCTTGAGGTTGCTAAAGAAGAATATAAAGCCTTACAAGCAAAAATTGAAACTTTAGAAGAAAAATTAAAGATTTTATTATTACCTAAAGATCCTAATGATGATAAGAACGTTATTATGGAAATTAAAGGTGCTGCAGGTGGAGATGAAGGTAACATCTTTGCTGGAGACTTATTTAGAATGTATTCTAAATATGCAGAAGCTATGGGATGGAAGATTTCACTAATTAACGTATCACATGGTGCAATGGGTGGATTTACCTCAATTGAATTCATGGTTTCAGGTGATAGAGTTTATTCATTCTTAAAATATGAATCAGGTGTACACCGTGTGCAACGTGTACCTGAAACAGAAACTCAAGGTAGAATTCATACATCAACTGCGGTGGTACTTGCATTACCTGAACAAGATGAAATTGAATATGATGTTAAATGGGAAGATATTAGATTTGATACTTTCCAATCATCAGGTGCGGGTGGACAATCTGTTAATACAACATATTCAGCTGTCCGTTTAACACACATTCCAACAGGTGTTGTTGTTCAATCACAAGAAGAACGTAGCCAACATGAAAATAAAGATAGAGCGTATAAATTATTAGTTTCAAGAATTTATGACCAACTCATGCAAGAACAAATGGAAAAAGAAGGTTCAAACCGTAAAGCACTTGCAGGACGTGGTGATCGTTCTGAGAAAATTAGAACATATAACTATCCACAAAATAGAGTAACAGACCATAGAATCGGGTTAACTTTAAATAGACTGGATGTGATTATGGAGGGTCGTATTGATTTAATTATTGAACCACTTATTAATGAGTATCAAAAGAAAGCACTTGAAGGTGACAAGAATTGA
- a CDS encoding chromate transporter, with the protein MLIEILKLFFIFFQIGLFTFGGGYAMIPLIRGEIVSNGYLTITQVDQFIGIAESTPGPFAINIATFVGFNSYGIFGAILATLGVVLPSFIIILLIAYFSAKILKTKPVRGMLAWINPLTIGLILSAAISVAVNAIFKAYPWDPGFDVDYVGLGIFGVILVLAFTSKKISPILLILISAILGLIGYAIF; encoded by the coding sequence ATGCTAATTGAAATACTTAAACTCTTCTTTATATTCTTCCAAATAGGATTATTTACCTTTGGTGGTGGATACGCGATGATTCCGTTAATTAGAGGTGAAATTGTTTCAAATGGGTATTTAACGATTACTCAAGTTGATCAATTCATTGGTATTGCAGAATCTACACCTGGACCGTTTGCAATTAATATTGCAACATTTGTTGGATTTAATTCCTATGGTATCTTTGGTGCAATACTTGCCACATTAGGTGTTGTCTTACCAAGTTTTATTATCATTTTACTTATTGCATATTTTAGTGCAAAAATTTTAAAAACAAAACCAGTCAGAGGGATGCTTGCATGGATCAATCCACTGACTATTGGTTTAATCTTATCTGCTGCAATTTCTGTTGCAGTTAACGCAATATTCAAAGCTTATCCATGGGATCCAGGATTTGATGTTGATTATGTGGGACTAGGTATTTTTGGTGTGATTTTAGTGCTTGCATTTACAAGTAAGAAAATAAGTCCAATATTATTGATTCTTATTTCAGCAATCTTAGGTTTAATTGGATATGCCATATTCTAA